The following proteins are co-located in the Salvelinus namaycush isolate Seneca chromosome 31, SaNama_1.0, whole genome shotgun sequence genome:
- the LOC120026027 gene encoding ATP synthase subunit e, mitochondrial-like — MVPPVAVSPVIKTARWSFLLIGMFYGKQRYDYLKPRAEKERLVEEAEKKIREEQEKIAKALAEASEDTILK; from the exons ATGGTTCCCCCAGTTGCAGTCTCGCCTGTCATCAAG ACGGCCAGGTGGTCATTCTTGCTCATTGGCATGTTTTATGGCAAACAAAGATATG ACTATCTGAAGCcaagagcagagaaagagaggcttGTTGAGGAGGCAGAGAAGAAGATCCGAGAGGAGCAAGAGAAAATTGCCAAAGCACTTGCAGAAG CCTCCGAAGACACCATCCTGAAATGA
- the LOC120026324 gene encoding rod cGMP-specific 3',5'-cyclic phosphodiesterase subunit beta-like, with product MSATKEDVEKFLDGNPAFAQGYFNKKLTPGTLSVMAGISESKVDFGMLQELGQIEEGQILFDLIKEMQENVNMEKVVFKILKRIVALIQADRCSLFMYRERNGIAELATRLFNITTESELDDCVVHPDHEIVFPLDLGVVGHVAQTKKHINLKDVNESSHFSSFVDDLTEYKTRNILASPIMNGEDVVAVIMALNKTTGPHFTAEDEDLFLKYLRIATLNLKIYQLNYLYNCETRKGQVLLWSANKVFEELTDIERQFHKALYTVRAYLNCDRYSVGLLDMTKEKEFFDIWPVLMGDQPPYSGPLTPDGREVIFYKVIDYILHGKEDIKVIASPTPEHWVLCTGLPTYVAETGLICNIINPATEEMFKFQSEPLDDSGWTIKNVLSMPIVNMTEDIVGVATFYNRKDGKPFDQQDEELMEAMTNFLGWSHLNTDTYDRMKMIENRKDIAQDMVLYHVKCRDDEIQNILKTRQYFNREPCDCEEDEFLQILKKELPGPKKFEIYEFGFSDFDCTELELVMCGIQMYYEVGVVKKFQVPQEVLVRFMYSVSKGYRKMPYHNWRHGFNVGQTMFTLLTTGNMKRYYTDLEVMAMITSAFLHDIDHRGTNNLYQVKSGNPLAKLHGSSVLERHHLEFSKFLLADESLNIYQNLNRRQNEHAIHLMDIAIIATDLQLYFKKRTMFQKIVDLSKTYEDEKKWVDWMSLETTRKEIVLAMMMTACDLSALTKPWEVQSKVALSEAAEFWVQGDLEREVLEKQPITMMDRNCAGELPKLQCGFIDFVCTFVYKELSRFHPAIQPMYDGMLNNRKEWKAKQEEYEAQQAILKAQSGSKTCSVC from the exons ATGAGTGCGACGAAGGAAGATGTTGAGAAGTTCCTGGATGGGAACCCGGCTTTCGCCCAGGGCTACTTTAACAAGAAGCTCACACCAGGGACCCTCTCTGTGATGGCAGGCATCTCCGAGTCCAAGGTGGATTTTGGGATGTTACAGGAGCTGGGCCAGATAGAGGAAGGCCAGATCCTGTTCGACCTGATCAAAGAAATGCAGGAGAACGTGAACATGGAGAAAGTGGTGTTTAAGATTCTGAAGAGGATTGTCGCCCTGATCCAAGCTGACCGCTGCAGCCTGTTCATGTACCGGGAGAGGAACGGCATCGCGGAGCTGGCCACTCGTCTCTTCAACATCACCACAGAGTCAGAGCTGGACGACTGTGTGGTGCACCCTGACCATGAGATCGTCTTCCCCCTGGACCTTGGGGTGGTGGGACATGTGGCCCAGACCAAGAAACACATCAATTTGAAAGATGTCAATGAG AGCAGTCACTTCAGCTCATTCGTTGATGACCTGACAGAGTACAAGACCAGGAACATTTTAGCCTCGCCCATCATGAATGGAGAGGATGTGGTGGCTGTGATCATGGCCCTGAACAAGACCACTGGACCACACTTCACCGCTGAGGATGAGGAT CTTTTTTTGAAGTATCTCAGAATAGCCACTTTGAACCTGAAGATTTACCAGCTGAACTACCTGTACAACTGTGAGACTCGAAAAGGACAG GTCCTGTTGTGGTCCGCTAACAAGGTGTTTGAGGAGCTGACAGACATTGAGAGACAGTTCCACAAAGCCCTGTATACAGTGCGGGCGTACCTGAACTGTGACAGGTACTCTGTGGGCCTATTGGACATGACCAAGGAGAAG GAGTTCTTTGACATCTGGCCAGTGTTGATGGGAGACCAGCCCCCTTACTCTGGACCTCTTACCCCTGATGGCAGA GAAGTCATATTCTACAAAGTCATTGATTATATTTTGCATGGAAAAGAGGACATCAAAGTTATCGC GAGTCCCACTCCAGAACACTGGGTTTTGTGTACTGGACTTCCCACATATGTGGCCGAAACTGGTCTT ATATGTAACATCATAAATCCCGCAACAGAGGAGATGTTCAAGTTTCAG TCAGAACCCTTGGATGATAGTGGTTGGACCATAAAGAATGTGCTGTCCATGCCAATCGTCAACATGACAGAAGATATTGTGGGCGTGGCTACATTCTACAACAGGAAAGATGGGAAACCATTCGATCAGCAGGATGAGGAGCTAATGGAG GCTATGACTAACTTCCTGGGCTGGTCCCACCTCAACACAGACACCTATGACAGGATGAAAATGATAGAGAACCGGAAAGACATAGCTCAGGACATGGTGCTCTACCACGTCAAGTGCCGTGATGACGAAATACAGAATATCCTG AAAACCAGACAGTATTTCAACAGAGAGCCCTGTGACTGTGAAGAGGATGAGTTCCTGCAGATTCTG AAAAAAGAACTGCCCGGCCCCAAGAAGTTTGAGATCTACGAGTTCGGGTTCTCTGACTTTGACTGCACAGAGCTGGAGCTGGTGATGTGTGGGATCCAGATGTACTATGAGGTCGGAGTGGTCAAGAAGTTCCAGGTTCCACAGGAG GTTCTGGTACGCTTCATGTACTCTGTCAGCAAAGGCTACAGGAAAATGCCCTATCACAACTGGCGCCACGGTTTCAATGTCGGACAGACCATGTTCACACTGTTGACG ACAGGGAACATGAAGAGATACTACACAGATCTGGAGGTGATGGCAATGATCACATCTGCTTTCCTCCATGATATCGACCACAGGGGCACCAACAACCTCTACCAGGTGAA ATCTGGTAACCCACTTGCCAAGCTTCACGGCTCATCCGTCCTGGAGAGGCATCATCTAGAATTTAGCAAGTTCCTTCTGGCAGACGAG TCCTTGAATATCTACCAGAATCTCAACAGAAGACAGAATGAGCATGCCATCCACCTTATGGACATTGCCATCATTGCAACAGACTTGCAACTCTATTTCAA GAAGCGAACAATGTTCCAGAAGATTGTCGACCTATCAAAGACCTACGAAGATGAGAAGAAGTGGGTGGACTGGATGTCCCTGGAGACTACCAGGAAAGAGATTGTCCT GGCCATGATGATGACAGCATGTGACTTGTCAGCCCTCACTAAGCCATGGGAGGTACAAAGCAAG GTGGCGCTGTCTGAAGCAGCTGAGTTCTGGGTGCAGGGTGACTTGGAAAGAGAAGTTCTTGAAAAACAACCCATT ACAATGATGGACAGAAACTGCGCTGGTGAACTGCCCAAGCTGCAGTGTGGTTTCATTGACTTTGTCTGCACATTTGTCTACAAG GAATTGTCCCGCTTCCATCCGGCCATCCAGCCGATGTATGATGGTATGCTGAACAACAGGAAGGAGTGGAAGGCCAAGCAGGAAGAGTATGAGGCACAACAGGCCATCCTGAAAGCCCAGTCAG GGTCCAAGACGTGCTCAGTGTGCTAA